TGATCCGGTGCTTGAGGGTGCAGGGGGCGGGGGAGAGGGAGTGCTCGGTGATGACGCTCATGGCGGATGGAGGGGAGGAGGGGACGTTGGAGAAAGCTTCTGTGGCTGTTATGTTATATAGAGGCTTGAGAAAAGGGCGGAGTTCTCGAGAGggatttccttccttttttttcttttcttcttttctctctctttttctttttttctctctcttcaatctaATAATTCCTGGGATATCAAGAATTGATCTCGAGGGAATACTGGCATTTCcgtcttcttctgcttcttcttttttttttttaacataaattggtcaaaaaggaGTATGAATAGTATGAAGTGGAGATGGTCGACcgggtggtggtggtgttgcCCGGTGGTGAAGATTTCTCGACTTTTCGTCGTGCGTGACACTGtagcaggagagagagagggagaggggccCAGTCGACGCGGTAAACTCGTGCCCATTTTTCGATGGGAGCAAAGTGGCACGATGCATGATCGTCCATCCGACAAGTGCAACTCCTCGTTTTCCAACGTGGGTTTCGACGCtcctttcatcttctttcttttttttttttttttttttttggtactctGAATTTGCATCGAAATACAATGACGAAATATAACATACAGTATTTTGTGACGTTAATATCCAAATAAAatgttaaataaaaatcaattttaaagatgatataaaatcagattgcataatttttttttaaataatgtaaGTAATAGATTGATACATCTGACTTTGCTAGCCATCACGCAAGAATTGTTTTCATTATGCGAATCATCATTACTTCCAATCACTATGTAATAATCATCGTCGATCAATCAATCATGTTCTAACGAtcaaagtgaaaatgagaagTTATATGTCACATGACTATCATCATTGAAGAACTCAAATCTCTTTACGAGTGCCTCGATCCTTCAAGGCAATTTATTCACGACCAAATGCATGTCCGCCCCTAGTACTCGCTGCCCAGCACCGTCCTTCTCCTCTCCGTCCCCTCACTGCCCCCGGATTGTCAGGTTCGATGTCCAATGGCGTCTGAACTTCTGAACTTCCCGCACGGCATCTACCTCCCTGTTGCCGCCCTTCACCTCCACGTTGACCGCACTCGCTAGTCGCTACCTATCTTGATCACTCCACGACACCATCAGCGACCGGAGGCTCATCTTCGCTGATGTCCGAATCACCTAACGCGGTGAGGCTAAGCAAAAACTACGAGCTACTAGAGGTGAAAATGGTAGTGGATTTGGTGAAGCTGGCGGCAAAGGAGTGAAGGGGGGATAAAAAGTTAGGGTTTGACGATCCTAGGGAGGGAGCTACAGTATTGACATCCAGATATCACGAGAAATTATGCTGGGTAAGTgagatttttaaatatatttaaaccTATTTTCGATTCCACCACACGTATGATGGAATTTGCTATAATTGGGAGGATATTCAAGGGAATTCAAATCCCATCTTATCTTATCATATTTCTTCCCAATCTGAACAACCTAAATTTGTAAGTTTACCCTCATTTTTACATGTGTAATGTCGCTAGATGCTTTGTCATCGGGGAAGTCATTCACATATTATGTTACTTTGATTTAATTTGAGTGAAAATCTTGAAAACTTGTGCCATGCGGTTGACTTGAGCGtgattctttttttaacaatattatTGCGATTTTGTTAAATAGCAACCTAATTGTGTCAAAatctccaaactagtacattcatgtcacatttacccaaaaattaatttttatgtcataaaaatcacaaactagtatacttCTGCCATGGggaaagtatcaaaaaagtattaaacttattgcatttatgCTTATTTAgtactaaactttttaatgTAGCCAATTTACTccttaatattttcatatttttctaattgaatttattaagtcaatttttattagaaatcactggattttgaattttttatcattCATTTTGACCAGCATGGGTTGCCAACCACTAGCGACTACCAACAGACCCTCAGTGAGTACTAGCGAGAATCATGGCCCTCACTCGCTGGCGAAGGTGCAaaggccttgctagatctaagCAAGGGCCTTCGTGCCCTTCCCTACAGTTGGCAAGGCCATttccaaatctagcgagggctaTGACCCTTGCCAGccaaaatggaagaagaaaaaaagaaaaaaataattaaagaaaagaaaagaaaaaaaaaaatgaaaaatgattaaaaatgttcatgttaATGTTGATTGTGCTACGTAGCATTGCAGATGTCCATGTCAATGTTTTCCAgacaaaattaattggaataattcaattgacaaaatgtgaaaatatttatgactaaataagtccaatttttgaccaaaaaaattttggtccaattaaaagatttataattaaattgacacaattataataggtttataactttttttatacttttcccatGACACACATTTAGGATAAATCAAggtttttttaagaaatttacCATTTGGAGTAAATATGGCACGAATATATCAACTTGAATTATTTTGTGCTATAAAAACTATGGAGTTAATGTGATATGTGCACACTAGTTTGTATAAATTGGCACAAGTAGATATGTACGGGAGTtataaattagtttaaaataaatatggcacaattatacaagtttaagatttttgaagCCCTAAACAGTATTAGGATGAAATTAGtgaaaattagcaaaaaaattctaaacatattataattatatcaattcaatccaaaatcttttttttttcgaattgaatcataaatattttgcgTTTGTGCCAATCTTGTTCATCTAGCCAAGTTTGGCCGAAATGCTAACATGGATGCTAACATTCTTATGTGACGCAAATAATGctgatattgataatttttaatgatatttttaaaaaatttatttatttttaatttttttcctttttttccccctcacttccttcttccttcaaTTAGTTGTCAATCGGCTAGAGGCGAGAGCTAGCAAGGTCAACCTCACTAGCCACTAATGAAGCTCACCCCATCACCCACTGACGAGGGTGAGTCTCACTAAGGGACTGAATCTCGAGAGCTTGCAAGAGGGATTCCATGTGAAAGGTGTAGGGGTGGAGGGGATCGGGTTGCGCCAATTGGAGGAATAGAGGTGGCTCCCTAAAGCTAGATTGAGAGGGAGCAAAGTCGAAGGTGGGAGGTCAAAATCAGGGCTAGAGTTTGCAAAGGGGTCGAGCGATTCGACAACTTGATGTTGCTAAGAGAGGATAAAGGAGGTGGTGATTGATTTGACAGAGCAAGGGGTGGAACTGTAGAGGGCGTTGAGGAGAGTGCAAGTCCTAGTGAAGATCAATGCCTGAGATGCCATTGATTAGAGCTTGGAAGAGGAGGAGATGATGGTACAATATCTTAAAATAAGTCCTGGGGTGGGTAAGACTCGACCTCGTCAGTGGCTGGAGGGAGCTTCGCCACCCCTTGCCTCTAGCTGATCGGTGAGATCTACCAACTGatggaaggaagaaggaaggggaaaaaaagcaaataaataaataataatttttaaaaatatattaaaaattattattaaaaatcatttacattaACAAAAGTCGCACTTTATAGGACATCCAATTAGGGGTGTACAAATGAAAACTCACCTAGACCGCTCAGAACCAAACCGAAACAAGTGATTCTTAAGAGAATCAATACTGTTCCGGTTCTATGGGTAGATTTGCCCACCCGTCCACCCTGATCGAaccggttatattataataatatattaatttttaatattaaaaatttgttaggattaatctctaattttagGATATGCCCGGATTTGAGTGCAAAAATGTGCAATATCTCCCTCTCGATCCATGCCCGTCATGTGTTTGAAGAAATGCCTAAACTAGATTTGTTAGAATTAATATCTAATTCCGAATTGTCAAAAGGAGTTTGTGAATATATGATGTGCAGTATAGgtttttttgttgattaatgagaatattttcaatcaaatttcATCTCTACTGAGTCTGAATCTCTTCAGTCTTTGGTTACCTTCGCTTTATGCTTTGGCCATATCCTCGTGAATGTCCTTTGTATTTGAGATGCGACTATGATCATGAGTCTTGAatggatgatgatgaggatgaatgCCGGCAAATTCCCATCTAGTGGTCAGAGGCAATCGGAGATGGAGGTCCAATGATGGGTCTTTTGTTTGAGAGTACGGTATTACAGGAGTCATGGCGTTCTGGACTTAATGTCCTATTTATGGGTAATTGGATGAAAAATtcgagaaagaaataaaataagataaaaaggaaTGAAAAAGCTTCTTAactggttccatggatccacttgGGAATGATCCGATTCCCAAGTGGATCCATGCAATTAACCGGCGGCtcccaattttaattttctaacgATCCTTAGCTAGTGATTCTTAGTTCTAGGACAGGAACCGCCCGCCTAGATCATGCACATCCCTGCAGCCAATATCCATGTCAactattttttgtcaaaattaacTAGATAAACCGAACtggtataaatataaaaagttgaGGATTAAATTAGTAGAATATCAATggagatttaggatttttgttggTAGTTCCCCCAACGAAATCATGGAAAGGGACCGGCCTCCTCCAAAGTCAATACCCACTTTTTATCTTCACTCAACGTCTTCATATTACCGACCCAAAAAACGTCTTCATATTgattaccgaccaaaaaaggATTAACGTCCTCGTATTGATCGGGAGTTGCGCCACATAAGTACCCAATGTCAAGAAAGAAACCTGATTGTTCTATGtccctttctccttctctctgcCGTGATCCGTCCGAGTTGATCGACAGGCAAGCTCAGGCTGAACCGTACTTTAGGACGGACCTAACTTGTCGTCCGAGCGCATCCATTAATGAAGAAGAATACGTACGTTATTATTTTTTCGAGTTAGCATGCCTGAACCATATAATTAAATGTTCTGCACTTGCTCAAACCCGCCCAAATTTATCAAGACTTTGTGGTGGAGGGAGCTTGGTCGAGCCCCTAAGCCGTTTAATAAGGAAGTGGTAAGATCTACCGCTCGCACGCTTTGACTGGCCACCACCCGGTCGAACCACCCCTAGCGTCCACCGCGATCACCATCGCCACCGCCAAGCCATACACATGAAAACATCCTGATCGCTGCTCGTCGGCCTCGACCATTCTTGCCCACCATGTATGGTTGCAACGGTTCTTCAGCGGATGAGGTCTGCAACCTTTGTCAACCTCAAACCAAATGGTTAATCGCCATTATCCAGCGGCGAACAACCTCGAATCAAGGTCAATCAAAGGTCGTCGACCTTCGGTTTATCCTAGCGATCTCTCAGAGATGCAGTTCCGATTAGGGGTAGACCATTTATGTCCGTCGAATTTGGTCATGATTCATATGGTACTGACAGCGTGACCAATGCAAGCAAAAGCACTAAATAGGCGGTGGTGCAAATATATGTTTAGGGTTGGACATAATAGCGACTTAGAACTTTAGTGGTAACTCGCACATGAAGCAAAATTAGCTTCGAGGTTTTTCATTTATGGAGAAAGCAAACCCAGTAAACAGCCTACATCAAGACCCAACCAACTATGCTGCCGGTGACTCTCATTTAATTCGATGTTCATTTTTGGTTCCATGCGTAGACACGCTCGTCCAAGCTCCAAATCCTCCTTTAAACACAACAGCACGGATTTGATGGCGGGGACAGCAGCAGCACCGACAGAACCGATCGAGAGGAGAGGCTGCCCCCAAGCAGTTGTACTCTTTCATGTGTCTAAGGAAAAGGCACGACATCCCTCAATTAACTGTATTAATCACTTTAACTAGTTTCATACCGAGcttaatgatttatttattagtgTACATATAGGTAGTATTTTAATTTGAGCTTACTTAACTTTGCAgcttcaaatcaaaatttgtcGTTACATCAAAAagctttttttctaattttcatatatatatatatatatatcagaaTCGTTATCAACTTTTGTCCAAGACAATTACTCTCTGTCCTTGTCGAACCAGGTCACGACAGAAAGGGCGCAAGCAAGTCCAAGCTGTATGGGTCTCAAGAAAGGGAGTGGGAAAGGTTGGACCTTTCTCTCAGACCCTCAAATGGGATGGTTAACTTCCCTTAATTACCTAGTAACCATTTAATTATCGTGTACCTCCAAATTAAGTGGAGTGAATATGTGGGAAAGGGTCGCTTTCCTTATCTACCGGCTTTGACCAATTCTCATACGACGACTCTCGCTGACGTCGATCGATGAACAAATCTCGCAAATTGGCCTCCGTGGCCTCAATGTATAGGCCAGTCATGTGGACTGTCGACTGGGTCCCTGGCCCCTCTTTAATTAATCGAAGATGGTTACTTATCAATTGCTTTTCTTGACAAAACCCCGGTagttaacttttcttttttggtcggtcccGGCAGTTAACTTGAACGGGCGCAATAGTGACGACGACAGTCCCCAAATATTTATCTCCCAACTTGACAATGCCTTGAAACACTCGTTAATCTACCACCCCGAAAACAAAAAAGCCTAGTTTGTAGAAATTACACTCTAACAAAGAGTGGAAGTCTTGAACACCGTAAAGAAAGAGCACGCACATAGAAGTACGACATTTTGATGAGCACGATTCcgaaagatttttcttcatggACTCTATCAATGACTTTAGTTAGGTGACTTCATCATTAATGATTCGAGACACGTTAGTGACTCACCACGTGCCATGACATGacgatttctttttcttttctgtctgTCGGGTTATTGACGGATGGGTGAGCGAACGATTTGATTAACGATAACTGAGAATTTGGGACTAAGATGTGGCAAATTGGGTTAGCTCAGTGGACCGATTTGGAGTAACGAGGAGCAAAACAAACTCATCTTGCGTGGAATGAAGAAGATAAAGACCGTACGTTAGGGACTATCAACGAACAAATCGGCACTAATTGCGCCTTTTATTGAAAGAAGCAGGTGACATTAAATTTCAATGACCGTCCTTCCTACCACCACCAGGACTTAGCTCATTTGCACGATGCTCGTGACACGGCACGAATGCGTAGGATCTACACTATCATCGTCCTCTCACAAGGGCAACCTCTATCTGGTCATGTTTCAGATGAGAAAATGCCTCGACATCTCTCGTTTCACAAGCAAATTCCAGGCCTCCTCAGCTCGGTTTTTCAGCTAAATTATCTTTTAGCCTAAGTGCCTAACGACTATCATCAAAACCCACTGATCGAAAGACTCTGTAAGCACTAATGATAGAGAACGTGACCTTAGAAGTTGGGGCATCATCCTTGACTTTGTCCCTTGTGGATACAACGAGGTACATAACgttaatttcctatgcaattgCAACCCTCAACACTCGGATCATGTCAGTGAGAGAAACAACGCCGGTGAGCAACCCCTGTTGATCCACAACCCACACCCTGTGCACGTGCTTCTCCACAGCCTTGTCCATTGCTTCTGCAAGGGACGACCCGTCGGTGCAGGTCACGGGCTCTCTCGGCCTTGCACTGCCCTGGCCGGGGCCGACTGCGCATAAAGGGCTCTTCGAGATCTTCTCAGTGAAGTCCAGGGCCGTTGCAGATAACCAGGACTGCAGTGTGGCCAAGTGACAGCCCCTCAAATCAGTTGCCGAAAATGTGCCCATCAGCTTCCGACCCTCGCCCTGAATATTGCGACATACTTATGTTGGTTAATTGGGTATTTTAAGCACTTGGGACAGCTTCCCAACTTAATAGCAAAACAGCAGACACGGAAGCAATGCAAGACATCTATTTTGGCTAATCAAGGCTTTGAACTTGGGTCTGAAGCCAATATTCTATACCGCATTGTGGATATCTGGGTATATGTTTAGTCATTAAGTTCCCCCAAAACAGAGGAAGACTTTAAACAGAGCTTCTTAATTTACCCTTTCGACTGTCAAACTCTATATGGTCCTcacagaaaaggaaagaggatgTGCATACTTACTTCTAGATCCAAAAGTTGGCTGTGATCATGCTCAAAATCCTCCGAAGCAACTATGGGAACAGCATTAATCATAGCAACCCTCATGCACTTGATGGCCTCAATAACTTTGGTTTGGTCTGTGATCACATAGACATGTCGACTGACTGCCCCCACCTCCCGGATGGAGCGTGTTGCAATGCCTTCCATCTCGGAGGAATGGTCCTTCAAGAACTGGACCACATCCATTTGGGTAAGCATTCGATAGGAAGGGGCAGACTCCACTAACTCAACTCCCGCAATATTCTCCATGTGGCTGTCTATTGGCACAAGGGCTCTGTGGATTCCTTTGCTAAGCACTTCCATACAATCCAGGATGCTGCAACATGCAAGGGCAACGgtaacaaatttcaaaattttccaacGATTTATGACGTAGTAGGAGTGTAAGCCTTTAAAGGATATCAGTAGCTCCAAATTGAACTGTAAACCAGGAAAAAGTTTCTTCTATCGGTTCCCTATTTCTAAAGACAACTATCCAGTTTACTGTTGTTTGAGTATGCCTGGGTAAAAGAGAGTAGCTGTTGCATATGTGTGCATCCAAGCTGTGACTTGCCTAGATCACGTCTCGTCTAGACTTGCATCGAGATGAAAAGAATGTTGAACTACTGCATATTCTATGAATTTTGGGGGGGTGGTGTTGGTTGAATCAATACCATTCATGTCGGCTTTTGTGCTACCACGCAAATGtttctttgctatttccactTTCTACAATATTGTTGTTCGCCACCCCTAAATCTGTAAGCAACAATTGATAATTACCATTCGAGTTGTACTTGTAACCAGTATGTAGATCATTCACATAATTACAGTCACATCTACTCTTCTGGTATATTATTTCACTTGCTAAAAGCAAGTACATGCTTCGAAGGAGGACATGATCATCAATTGATTTGTAACAAGACAAAATTGATAATTACCATTCGAATTGTACTTGTAACCAGTATGTAGATCCTTCACATAATTACAGTCACATCTACTCTTCTGGTATATTATTTCACTTGCTAAAAGCAAGTACATGTTTATAATTCACTTGTCAAAGGAGGACATGATCATCAATTGATTCGTAACAAGACAAGGAAAGCGGCTCCACTCTTCCCGTCTTGTCTCGTCTCGTCCCGTCTCGCTAGATGAACGATTCAGCCTGACCAATACGTTTCTATGCACATTCCTGTCCAATGGTACTCATTCAAACAGGAATCCTTAACTAATATTATGTTATCTTTTTCAAAACTCATGGTCACTGAATGATCCTCCAATCACTCTAGTACTGGACCTAGCCACCGTGCAGACAATCACTAAAGGCAGAAGTTCTATATTAGTAACCATTTTTGTCCACAAGTACTGGCGCAAATATGAGAAAAATCACTCATATACTTCCCctaaaaataacaaagaactTGTAGAAAAGCTCAAGCCAGAAGCACGTTGAACTCACCTAGTATTAGGATTAAATGTCCAGAGACTGAGCCCTTCAAGATTGTGCCCAATAACCAACGAAACCGGGGTGGCCATCTTCTTCCCTAAATCCCTCTGATCATCTCTTACTTTCTGTACATCATAATCACCATCTTCTGCTATGTGAGACAGTATATCAAGCATGGTCACTATCCCTATGTACTGCTTCCTTACGGCGCCGGTTTCCTGGTCGGCCTCCAAGATCATGGACCCGCCTGCCCCAATCCAGCGCCCCGGCGGAGCCGCCACTGGCACCGCCAGCACGCGGTTGGTCACGAGAACATTCATGGTGTCGGCGAGC
The window above is part of the Eucalyptus grandis isolate ANBG69807.140 chromosome 6, ASM1654582v1, whole genome shotgun sequence genome. Proteins encoded here:
- the LOC104450567 gene encoding SNF1-related protein kinase regulatory subunit gamma-like PV42b; the encoded protein is MKMLSIRSPLRSSTFSRASSISLLVHTPSQTLPKSTTATKTDMQEIMQRSPTSSSSTPKQRLREQRVGDLILHKRRLVDVPHTASLADTMNVLVTNRVLAVPVAAPPGRWIGAGGSMILEADQETGAVRKQYIGIVTMLDILSHIAEDGDYDVQKVRDDQRDLGKKMATPVSLVIGHNLEGLSLWTFNPNTSILDCMEVLSKGIHRALVPIDSHMENIAGVELVESAPSYRMLTQMDVVQFLKDHSSEMEGIATRSIREVGAVSRHVYVITDQTKVIEAIKCMRVAMINAVPIVASEDFEHDHSQLLDLEGEGRKLMGTFSATDLRGCHLATLQSWLSATALDFTEKISKSPLCAVGPGQGSARPREPVTCTDGSSLAEAMDKAVEKHVHRVWVVDQQGLLTGVVSLTDMIRVLRVAIA